A single region of the Nicotiana sylvestris chromosome 6, ASM39365v2, whole genome shotgun sequence genome encodes:
- the LOC104244102 gene encoding uncharacterized protein translates to MEDEIFFVGQEFPDVKALRSAIKEAAIAQHFELRIVKSDLIRYSAKCASDGCPWRIRAVKLPNAPTFTIRSLEGTHTCGKNAQNGHQASVDWIVNFIEERLRDNINYKPKDILHDIYKQYGITIPYKQAWRAKERGLQAIYGSSEEGYCLLPTYCEQIKKTNPGSYAEVFTAGSESRFQRFFISFHASLHGFVKGCLPVICLGGIQLKSKYLGTLLSATSFDADGGVFLLAFGVVDEENDDSWMWYLLELRKALEMSTEKISPLTFLSDGQKSIADAVKRTFSSSCHAICVQYLSESISKEFKNSKLVQLLWKAAYSTSTTGFKEKMAEIEEVSSDAAAWLQQYPPSCWALIHLDRTRYGHFSSNINEFNKWILEARELPIIQVIKRIHSKLMEEFEQRRSRSSTWSSTLAPSAEKRIMEARTLAAKYKVLRSDEVEFEVLSAERSDIVNIGSRTCSCRDWQLYGMPCSHAVAALLSCKKDVYDFTEKYFTAASYRESYSKEVYPISDKLEWSRARLVRPPKCRRPPGRPEKKRLCVEDHNREKHTVRCGKCNQTGHYKTTCKAEAV, encoded by the coding sequence ATGGAGGATGAAATTTTTTTTGTTGGCCAAGAGTTTCCTGACGTCAAGGCCTTGCGCAGTGCAATTAAAGAGGCTGCTATTGCACAACATTTTGAGCTTCGCATAGTAAAAAGTGACCTGATTCGCTACAGTGCAAAATGTGCCTCAGATGGTTGTCCGTGGCGTATTCGTGCAGTTAAGCTTCCCAATGCCCCTACCTTTACTATAAGAAGCCTTGAGGGAACACATACCTGCGGAAAAAATGCTCAAAATGGACATCAGGCTTCTGTTGATTGGATAGTGAACTTCATAGAGGAGCGTTTGCGTGACAACATAAATTACAAGCCAAAAGACATTTTGCATGATATTTATAAGCAGTATGGGATAACTATACCATACAAACAAGCCTGGAGGGCCAAGGAACGAGGGCTGCAAGCTATATATGGCTCTTCTGAAGAAGGATACTGTCTATTACCTACATATTGTGAACAAATCAAGAAGACAAATCCTGGAAGTTATGCTGAGGTTTTTACAGCTGGTTCAGAGAGTCGGTTTCAGAGGTTCTTCATTTCCTTTCATGCTTCTCTTCATGGGTTCGTGAAGGGTTGCTTGCCTGTTATTTGTCTTGGTGGTATCCAGCTTAAGAGCAAATACTTAGGTACTTTATTATCCGCCACTTCTTTTGATGCTGATGGTGGAGTATTTCTGCTTGCCTTTGGTGTTGTCGATGAAGAAAATGATGATAGCTGGATGTGGTACTTGTTAGAGTTGCGCAAGGCATTAGAGATGAGCACTGAGAAGATATCACCTCTTACATTTCTATCTGATGGACAAAAAAGTATTGCAGATGCTGTGAAGAGGACATTTTCCTCTTCTTGTCATGCAATTTGTGTGCAGTATCTGAGTGAAAGCATCAGTAAAGAGTTCAAGAATTCAAAGCTTGTTCAACTCCTCTGGAAAGCCGCATATTCTACGTCCACCACGGGGTTTAAAGAGAAAATGGCTGAAATTGAGGAGGTTTCTTCAGATGCAGCGGCGTGGCTTCAACAGTATCCTCCTTCGTGCTGGGCTTTAATACATTTAGACAGAACAAGATATGGTCATTTCTCTTCGAACATTAATGAGTTCAATAAATGGATTCTAGAAGCGCGGGAGCTTCCTATTATTCAGGTGATTAAACGGATTCACAGTAAGTTAATGGAAGAGTTCGAACAGCGGCGGTCAAGGAGTAGTACATGGAGTTCAACCCTTGCTCCATCTGCTGAGAAGCGCATTATGGAAGCAAGAACTCTTGCTGCCAAATATAAAGTGTTAAGGTCAGATGAAGTTGAATTTGAAGTTCTCTCAGCAGAGCGGTCAGACATTGTGAATATAGGATCCCGAACTTGTTCTTGCCGTGATTGGCAGTTGTATGGGATGCCGTGTTCTCATGCTGTTGCTGCTCTCTTATCATGTAAAAAGGATGTGTATGACTTCACAGAGAAATATTTCACTGCAGCTAGCTACCGCGAGAGTTATAGTAAAGAGGTATACCCCATCTCTGATAAACTTGAATGGTCGAGAGCCCGACTAGTGCGGCCACCCAAGTGTCGTCGACCACCTGGACGACCTGAAAAGAAGCGGTTATGTGTGGAAGATCATAACCGTGAAAAGCATACTGTCCGTTGTGGTAAGTGCAatcaaactggacattacaagACAACCTGCAAAGCAGAGGCTGTTTAG